In Lacibacter sp. H375, one DNA window encodes the following:
- the ggt gene encoding gamma-glutamyltransferase, whose translation MRKLVAIVLLIACFPSIAQYNPYNYTIEKKISGGKAAVVSAHPLASKVGVLIMKKGGNAFDAAIATQLALAVVYPGAGNIGGGGFMVAVTSKGEQLALDYREKAPGAAGRDMYIDKDGNAQTELSQNGHLASGVPGTVAGLFSAHAYAILPFKQLIQPAIDLAEKGFVITESEARSLNNTMGEFVRYSTKSSAFIKYGGWKAGDTLIQKELSNTLKRIRDFGQKGFYEGETARLIVAEMKRGAGFITLADLKNYKTAKRVAMVSKYKDYTIVGMPLVSSGGILIQQMMGMVENRNIGQYGFHSWQAVQLMIEAERRAYADRAEFLGDKDFVKVPVKKLTSASYLQQRMSDFEFGKAGNSKTTGHGNVNPQSEETTHLSVYDAMGNAVSVTTTLNGGYGSRTVVAGAGFILNNEMDDFSIKPGVPNMYGALGTEANAIAPNKRMLSSMTPTIVLKNGKPYLIVGSPGGTTIPTQVYQVLLNILEFNMSLEDAVWKPRFHHQWLPDVVYVEKAFPMELRTKLEEMGYKITERGNIGRFEAIKVINGVVEAVADNRGDDHAEGY comes from the coding sequence ATGAGAAAACTGGTTGCCATAGTTCTGTTGATTGCATGCTTTCCATCAATTGCGCAATACAATCCTTACAATTATACAATTGAAAAGAAAATAAGCGGCGGTAAGGCTGCAGTTGTAAGCGCTCACCCACTTGCAAGTAAAGTAGGTGTTTTAATTATGAAGAAAGGCGGTAATGCATTTGATGCGGCTATTGCCACACAATTAGCACTGGCAGTAGTATACCCGGGAGCTGGCAATATTGGTGGTGGTGGTTTTATGGTAGCTGTAACAAGTAAAGGTGAACAGTTAGCTCTCGATTACCGGGAGAAAGCTCCCGGCGCTGCAGGCAGAGACATGTATATTGATAAAGATGGTAATGCTCAAACTGAACTGAGCCAGAATGGTCATTTAGCATCAGGTGTACCGGGTACTGTGGCCGGTTTGTTCTCAGCACATGCGTACGCAATACTTCCGTTTAAACAGCTAATACAACCGGCCATTGATCTGGCAGAAAAAGGTTTTGTGATCACTGAATCAGAAGCAAGAAGTTTAAATAATACAATGGGCGAATTTGTGCGTTACAGTACAAAATCATCAGCCTTTATAAAATATGGAGGATGGAAAGCAGGCGATACGCTCATTCAAAAAGAATTAAGCAATACACTCAAACGCATACGTGATTTTGGGCAGAAAGGATTTTACGAAGGAGAAACTGCACGGTTGATTGTGGCCGAAATGAAACGTGGTGCAGGTTTTATTACGTTAGCCGATCTTAAGAACTATAAAACGGCAAAACGTGTAGCAATGGTATCAAAGTATAAAGACTATACAATTGTTGGTATGCCACTAGTTAGTAGCGGCGGCATTTTAATTCAACAGATGATGGGCATGGTGGAGAACAGAAATATTGGTCAATACGGCTTTCATTCATGGCAGGCTGTTCAGTTAATGATCGAAGCAGAACGCAGGGCTTATGCCGACCGTGCAGAATTTTTAGGCGATAAAGATTTTGTGAAAGTGCCCGTGAAAAAGCTTACTTCAGCTTCTTACTTACAGCAACGGATGAGCGATTTTGAATTTGGCAAAGCCGGAAATAGTAAAACAACGGGGCATGGTAATGTGAACCCCCAGAGTGAAGAAACCACTCATCTATCTGTGTATGATGCGATGGGTAATGCCGTTTCAGTTACTACAACACTAAATGGTGGCTATGGAAGCAGAACAGTTGTTGCTGGTGCGGGTTTTATATTGAATAATGAGATGGATGATTTCAGTATAAAACCAGGCGTACCAAATATGTACGGTGCATTAGGAACTGAAGCCAACGCCATTGCCCCAAACAAACGCATGCTGAGTTCTATGACGCCTACTATTGTTTTGAAAAATGGGAAACCCTATTTGATCGTTGGTTCTCCTGGAGGAACAACTATTCCTACACAAGTTTACCAGGTATTGTTGAACATACTGGAGTTTAATATGAGTCTTGAAGATGCGGTTTGGAAACCTCGTTTCCATCACCAATGGCTGCCCGATGTAGTGTATGTTGAGAAAGCCTTCCCGATGGAGTTACGAACAAAACTGGAAGAGATGGGCTATAAAATTACTGAGCGTGGTAATATTGGTCGCTTTGAAGCAATTAAGGTTATAAACGGAGTTGTTGAAGCAGTTGCTGATAACCGTGGCGATGATCATGCAGAAGGATATTGA
- a CDS encoding M14 metallopeptidase family protein encodes MRNNLSLLIALCISVTAMAQVQSPEQFLGYKIGTRYTPHWKVVSYFQHVAANAPKTVKLQQYGQTNEGRPLMVAFISSEENMGNLEAIRVNNLRLANLTKDKAAPNETAPAIVWMSYNVHGNETSSSEAALMTVYALVDPSNTKTKEWLKNTVVVMDPCINPDGRDRYVNWFNSVVGVNANPRMDTREHRDPWPGGRTNHYNFDLNRDWAWQTQVESQQRLKLYNQWMPQIHVDYHEQGINEPYYFAPAAEPFHEVITQWQRDFQTTIGKNHAKYFDANGWLYFTKLRFDLFYPSYGDTYPTYNGAIGMTYEQGGGPAGGATALTEEGDTLTLLDRATHHFTTGLSTVEISSINANKLITEFRKFFNKGVSSGFGEYKTFVIKNNAKDADRIAALTQLLDKNGIEYGTASGAGKGYNYFTGKDESFNVANGDLVISSFQPRSAMVQVLFEPKSKLSDSATYDITAWSLPYAYGLQAFASKDRITTSAYQKPAQVNNSSADAYAYVIKWESVQSAKVVGDLLEKGIKLRYTDVPFEVGGQKFDRGSIIVMKTSNQSFGTQLWKHVADAANAANVKTYPISTGFVDAGGDLGSDLVTPIKFKNVVLLTGEGVNGNAAGEIWHFFDKQLEYPVSLVYANDISRINWQQTDVIIMPDGNYRFLADKASADQLKDWVSKGGKVIALEGAASSFARLDWGLKSKKTDEVASKDPYDPLRSFENRERDFVRNMTPGSIYKVELDNTHPLAFGYPNYYFTLKMDDNIFDFFNNTGWNVGVIKKEGQLAGFVGSKLKDRLKDGLLFGAQNIGRGSVVYITDDIMFRNFWENGKLMLCNAVFFN; translated from the coding sequence ATGAGAAATAATCTTTCCCTGTTAATTGCGCTGTGCATTTCCGTAACAGCAATGGCGCAAGTGCAAAGTCCTGAACAGTTTCTTGGTTATAAGATTGGCACACGGTACACGCCTCACTGGAAAGTGGTGAGCTATTTTCAGCATGTAGCGGCAAATGCGCCAAAAACAGTAAAGCTCCAGCAGTACGGTCAAACAAATGAAGGCCGTCCGTTGATGGTTGCATTTATTTCTTCAGAAGAAAACATGGGCAACCTTGAAGCCATTCGTGTAAACAATTTACGACTTGCAAATCTTACAAAAGACAAGGCGGCACCAAATGAAACAGCACCTGCAATTGTATGGATGAGTTATAACGTGCATGGAAACGAAACATCAAGCAGTGAAGCAGCATTGATGACGGTGTATGCTTTGGTTGATCCTTCAAATACAAAAACAAAAGAATGGTTGAAGAATACAGTTGTGGTGATGGATCCTTGTATTAATCCTGACGGCCGTGACCGTTATGTGAACTGGTTCAATTCTGTTGTGGGTGTAAATGCAAATCCACGTATGGATACCCGTGAGCACCGTGATCCATGGCCGGGTGGTAGAACCAATCATTACAATTTTGATTTGAACCGTGACTGGGCCTGGCAGACACAGGTTGAAAGTCAGCAACGGTTGAAATTATACAATCAATGGATGCCACAGATACATGTGGATTATCATGAGCAGGGAATTAATGAACCGTATTATTTTGCTCCTGCAGCAGAACCTTTTCATGAAGTGATCACACAATGGCAACGTGATTTTCAAACAACTATTGGTAAGAATCACGCAAAATACTTTGACGCCAATGGTTGGTTGTATTTCACCAAACTCCGTTTCGATTTATTCTATCCTTCTTATGGTGATACCTATCCCACATACAATGGAGCTATAGGTATGACCTATGAACAGGGTGGTGGACCTGCAGGTGGTGCAACTGCATTAACAGAAGAAGGTGATACCTTAACTCTGTTAGACAGAGCAACACATCATTTCACAACCGGACTAAGCACAGTTGAAATTTCTTCCATTAATGCAAACAAACTCATCACTGAGTTCCGGAAGTTTTTTAATAAAGGAGTAAGCAGTGGTTTTGGTGAATACAAAACCTTTGTAATAAAGAACAATGCAAAAGATGCCGATCGCATTGCTGCGTTAACACAATTACTCGATAAGAATGGTATTGAATACGGAACTGCTTCAGGTGCAGGTAAAGGCTACAACTATTTTACAGGCAAAGATGAAAGTTTCAATGTTGCCAATGGAGATCTCGTGATCAGTTCTTTTCAACCTCGCTCTGCCATGGTACAAGTGTTGTTTGAACCAAAATCAAAACTAAGCGATTCTGCAACCTATGATATTACTGCATGGAGTTTACCTTATGCATATGGCTTGCAGGCTTTTGCTTCAAAAGATCGTATCACCACAAGTGCGTATCAAAAACCTGCACAGGTAAATAATTCTTCTGCCGATGCATATGCATATGTAATTAAGTGGGAGAGTGTGCAAAGTGCGAAAGTGGTAGGTGATTTGCTGGAGAAAGGAATCAAGCTTCGTTATACTGATGTGCCGTTTGAAGTTGGCGGACAGAAATTTGATCGTGGTTCTATCATCGTCATGAAAACAAGTAACCAATCATTTGGAACACAATTGTGGAAGCATGTTGCTGATGCTGCTAATGCAGCAAACGTAAAAACCTATCCTATTTCTACAGGTTTTGTTGATGCCGGTGGTGATTTGGGGAGTGATCTTGTTACTCCCATCAAATTTAAAAATGTGGTATTGCTTACGGGTGAAGGTGTGAATGGAAATGCAGCAGGTGAGATATGGCATTTCTTCGATAAGCAATTGGAATATCCTGTTTCGTTGGTATATGCAAATGATATCAGTCGCATTAATTGGCAGCAAACAGATGTGATCATTATGCCCGATGGTAACTATCGTTTCCTTGCTGATAAGGCTTCGGCTGATCAATTGAAAGATTGGGTAAGCAAAGGGGGTAAAGTAATTGCGCTGGAAGGTGCGGCTTCTTCATTCGCAAGGTTAGATTGGGGTTTGAAATCAAAGAAAACAGATGAGGTGGCAAGCAAAGATCCGTACGATCCATTACGTTCGTTCGAAAATCGTGAGCGTGATTTTGTGCGTAACATGACACCTGGGTCTATTTACAAAGTTGAACTAGATAATACACATCCATTGGCATTCGGTTATCCTAATTACTATTTCACGTTAAAAATGGATGACAACATTTTCGACTTCTTTAATAACACCGGTTGGAATGTTGGTGTGATCAAGAAAGAAGGCCAGCTTGCAGGTTTTGTTGGTTCTAAGCTCAAAGACCGTTTGAAAGATGGATTATTGTTTGGTGCACAAAACATTGGTCGTGGATCAGTCGTGTATATCACTGATGATATTATGTTCCGTAATTTCTGGGAAAACGGGAAGTTGATGTTGTGTAATGCGGTGTTTTTTAATTAA
- a CDS encoding DeoR/GlpR family DNA-binding transcription regulator, protein MLKKERHAFIMHQLNLHNKVLSNDLCQTMDVSEDTIRRDLQELSAAEKLIKVHGGALSLSFNEVQFSTDHLYSPENKRIIAQKAVSLVTNGMFVLTGGGTTIVEMAKVLPPQLRATFITGSIPAVNEYLKHPSIDIVMIGDKLLKDSKITCGSEAISKIRQLNADICFLGINAIDIKSGVTENDWEVANLKREMIEASKKVVCLSISEKLNSSQPLRICGLDKITHLITELSPDDKRLNDYRQAGITVL, encoded by the coding sequence TTGCTTAAGAAAGAACGACATGCCTTCATCATGCATCAGCTAAACCTTCACAACAAGGTTTTGTCAAACGATCTATGCCAAACCATGGACGTATCAGAAGATACGATACGAAGAGATTTGCAGGAACTTTCAGCTGCAGAAAAATTAATTAAGGTTCACGGCGGTGCCCTATCGCTTTCGTTTAATGAAGTACAATTTTCAACTGATCATTTATATTCTCCTGAAAATAAGCGAATCATTGCTCAAAAAGCAGTGTCTTTAGTTACTAATGGCATGTTTGTTTTAACAGGAGGTGGAACCACTATTGTTGAAATGGCCAAAGTGCTGCCACCACAACTGCGTGCAACATTTATTACAGGCAGTATCCCCGCTGTAAATGAATACCTGAAACATCCTTCGATAGATATTGTGATGATTGGTGATAAGTTACTTAAAGATTCAAAGATCACTTGTGGCTCTGAAGCCATCAGCAAAATACGTCAGCTTAATGCCGATATCTGTTTTTTAGGAATTAATGCCATCGATATTAAAAGTGGTGTAACGGAAAATGATTGGGAAGTTGCAAACCTGAAACGTGAAATGATCGAAGCTTCAAAGAAAGTAGTGTGTTTGAGTATATCGGAAAAGCTAAATAGTTCGCAACCATTACGGATCTGTGGGTTGGATAAGATCACACATCTTATTACGGAACTGTCGCCTGATGATAAACGATTGAATGATTACCGGCAAGCCGGAATTACTGTTTTATAA
- a CDS encoding DUF1572 family protein has translation MSLAETFLSSYIKRSTYYKELADKTFAQLNEADFHYQPNEASNSIAIIIQHIVGNMLSRFTNFLTDDGEKEWRNRDIEFEEQQLSKEALLKRWEEGWACYLYAVKNLTADDLLKTITIRSEELSVVDALNRQLAHYPYHVGQIVYIGRMIKDKQWQSLSIPKGQSQQFNDQMQKP, from the coding sequence ATGTCTTTAGCAGAAACCTTTTTATCATCTTACATTAAACGCAGCACTTACTACAAAGAGCTGGCCGATAAAACATTTGCACAATTAAACGAAGCAGATTTTCATTATCAACCAAATGAAGCAAGCAACAGCATTGCCATCATCATTCAGCATATTGTTGGTAACATGCTTAGTCGCTTCACAAACTTTTTAACAGACGATGGAGAAAAAGAATGGCGCAACCGTGATATTGAATTTGAAGAACAGCAATTGAGCAAAGAAGCCTTGCTGAAAAGATGGGAAGAAGGTTGGGCATGTTATCTCTACGCTGTAAAAAATCTTACTGCAGATGATCTGCTGAAAACAATCACCATCAGAAGCGAAGAACTTTCGGTTGTTGATGCTCTTAATCGTCAGCTGGCACACTATCCCTACCATGTTGGACAAATCGTTTACATTGGACGCATGATAAAAGATAAGCAGTGGCAAAGCCTCTCAATACCAAAAGGCCAATCACAACAATTCAATGATCAAATGCAAAAACCTTAA
- a CDS encoding bestrophin family protein — MIRYNPKEWFTFIFRLHKSDTIRKLSPLLFGIAVYSAVIAVLEVEVFNLSDNNHLKNIPMMHSLLGFAISMLLVFRTNTAYDRWWEGRKLWGALVNNSRNLSIKLAAILKEDDKNNRMFFSSSIPFYAYSLMNHLQQESTKTALFDEDDHGHLLATIDQGKHIPNQIAAQLFKRVYLLHQQGKITGDELIILNAELQSFAEICGACERIKNTPIPFSYSVFIKKFIFFYVMTLPFGYVFTMGYYVIPVVTFVFYVLASLELVAEEIEDPFGIDANDLPMEKIASNIKKHVQEILH; from the coding sequence ATGATCAGGTATAATCCCAAAGAGTGGTTCACGTTCATATTCCGGTTACATAAATCGGATACCATCCGTAAGTTGTCGCCATTGCTGTTCGGCATAGCTGTTTATTCTGCTGTTATTGCTGTGCTTGAAGTGGAAGTTTTCAATCTTTCCGACAACAATCATCTCAAGAATATCCCCATGATGCATAGCCTGCTGGGCTTTGCAATTTCAATGTTACTTGTGTTTCGTACCAATACTGCCTATGACCGTTGGTGGGAAGGTCGTAAACTCTGGGGGGCACTTGTAAACAACAGTCGCAACTTGTCTATTAAGCTTGCTGCCATTCTGAAAGAAGACGATAAGAATAACCGGATGTTCTTCAGCAGCAGTATTCCTTTCTATGCATACAGCTTAATGAACCATTTGCAGCAGGAGTCAACAAAAACCGCTTTGTTTGATGAGGATGATCATGGGCATCTGTTGGCAACTATTGATCAGGGAAAACACATTCCTAACCAGATAGCAGCACAACTCTTTAAACGGGTGTACTTGCTGCATCAGCAGGGAAAAATTACGGGTGACGAGTTGATCATACTCAATGCAGAGCTGCAATCATTTGCCGAAATATGCGGCGCCTGCGAGCGCATTAAAAATACCCCCATCCCTTTTTCATACAGTGTGTTCATTAAGAAATTTATCTTCTTCTATGTAATGACACTCCCTTTTGGTTATGTGTTTACCATGGGCTATTACGTAATTCCGGTTGTAACATTTGTGTTTTACGTATTGGCCAGTCTTGAATTGGTAGCTGAAGAAATTGAAGATCCGTTTGGTATTGATGCCAACGATCTGCCAATGGAAAAAATCGCCTCCAACATAAAAAAACACGTACAGGAAATCCTGCATTAA
- a CDS encoding aminotransferase class I/II-fold pyridoxal phosphate-dependent enzyme: MVTLSQAPGRTTIIDGKEHLFFSGYSYLGLGLNRTFTDLVKKGIDLYGVVYPSSRISNTALDLYAKMEEQLAAFTSTQDAAVFSSGFLSARTAVDVVSEEMKVYCLPHTHPASSALPGIIKIPDKLSWQQFLDECAAAGEFQFAVAADSINPTPGHINDFSFLASTPTNFNITLIVDDSHGIGWLGNNGKGIASLLNLPSHFDLLLNFSLSKAFHINGGAITGSRKWIAAVRRHVNFATSTPLMPSLAYAWTEAGDLFTQQREILLQNIEYLQKLTTNDTFVAGEGTPVFVVAKKGIAPYLLQNNIIISSFGYPHPESDPVNRVVVNALHLRSDLERLAQLIEQY, from the coding sequence ATGGTTACTTTATCACAAGCACCGGGCAGAACAACCATCATTGATGGAAAAGAACACTTGTTTTTTTCGGGCTACTCCTATTTGGGTTTGGGATTGAACAGAACGTTTACTGATCTTGTAAAAAAAGGCATTGATCTGTATGGTGTGGTTTATCCGTCATCACGCATTTCCAATACAGCACTTGATCTCTATGCAAAAATGGAAGAGCAATTGGCTGCATTTACATCAACACAAGATGCTGCTGTTTTTTCTTCAGGTTTTTTATCTGCACGCACAGCAGTTGATGTGGTTAGTGAGGAAATGAAAGTTTATTGTTTGCCACATACCCACCCCGCTTCATCCGCATTACCGGGCATTATTAAAATACCTGATAAACTATCATGGCAACAATTCCTGGATGAATGTGCTGCGGCGGGTGAATTTCAATTTGCTGTTGCTGCCGACAGCATCAACCCAACTCCCGGTCACATCAATGATTTTTCATTTCTTGCTTCTACACCAACAAACTTCAACATCACACTCATTGTTGATGATTCGCATGGCATTGGCTGGCTGGGGAATAATGGAAAAGGCATTGCTTCATTATTAAACCTGCCTTCACATTTCGATCTGTTGCTGAATTTCTCTTTATCAAAAGCATTTCATATTAACGGTGGCGCAATTACCGGCTCACGGAAATGGATAGCCGCTGTGCGAAGGCATGTGAACTTTGCCACCAGCACTCCGTTAATGCCTTCCTTAGCTTATGCCTGGACCGAAGCAGGTGATTTATTCACTCAACAACGGGAAATATTGCTGCAAAACATTGAATACTTGCAAAAACTCACAACAAACGATACATTTGTGGCCGGTGAAGGAACTCCTGTATTTGTAGTAGCGAAAAAAGGCATCGCTCCGTACCTGTTACAGAACAATATTATCATATCTTCATTCGGCTATCCTCATCCTGAAAGCGACCCGGTAAACCGGGTTGTTGTGAATGCCCTCCATTTAAGATCCGATCTTGAGAGACTTGCTCAGCTAATTGAGCAGTATTAA
- a CDS encoding porin family protein has translation MKSFFLLLTFCTVISSVTKSQGLGKIYYGVRGGYGYVLSAYTVTKTEGTHGGNAGVMMKIPFDNRLFFTPQVDFNYRGMKAKTLVPNEFSKVNELQFRVMPLVQIDFKHPDRNENTLFISTGPSLGFGLLGKQTKQDQNGSPVDRDLHYGFTRYGQFDAEWHLGLGYETTNGLRLLLNYSHGLSNMINTNDAGNLRYRTISAGIGYWFGKKK, from the coding sequence ATGAAATCGTTCTTTCTATTGCTTACTTTCTGTACCGTTATTTCGTCTGTTACTAAATCTCAAGGTCTTGGTAAAATATACTATGGTGTACGAGGTGGTTATGGCTATGTCCTTTCTGCTTACACTGTAACCAAAACTGAAGGCACACATGGCGGCAATGCCGGAGTAATGATGAAGATCCCTTTTGACAACCGCCTGTTCTTTACGCCACAAGTCGATTTTAATTACCGTGGCATGAAAGCAAAAACATTAGTGCCCAATGAATTCAGCAAAGTAAACGAGCTGCAATTCAGAGTAATGCCACTGGTGCAAATCGATTTTAAACATCCTGACAGAAATGAAAACACGTTGTTCATCAGCACAGGTCCATCATTAGGCTTTGGCTTACTTGGAAAGCAGACCAAACAAGATCAAAACGGCAGCCCTGTTGACAGAGATCTGCATTATGGTTTTACACGCTACGGCCAGTTTGATGCTGAGTGGCATCTGGGCCTTGGATATGAAACCACGAACGGGCTTCGTTTATTACTTAACTACTCTCATGGCTTGAGCAATATGATCAATACAAATGATGCAGGCAATTTAAGATACAGAACAATCAGTGCAGGAATTGGTTATTGGTTCGGAAAGAAAAAGTAA